In a genomic window of Epinephelus fuscoguttatus linkage group LG23, E.fuscoguttatus.final_Chr_v1:
- the LOC125884386 gene encoding E3 ubiquitin-protein ligase TRIM39-like, whose product MHCVLHLMRTIRTLNMTAQTVTNMALAVPLEEQFKCCICLEIYTDPTTIPCGHNFCLDCIEGFWDTKPKPECPLCKKTFSTRPQLRINHGYADIIKFYESNQEDSDAPGQAGSRKNSLIQPFEVDEVPCDVCNGDKMPSVKSCLACQTSYCELHLTPHLRDPELLRHGLMDPAAYATSHLCRTHKNPLTMFCEKDQKPVCERCTERNHKNHRVVPIGKKSKKVKICLRETKASVQQMIHARLRKMDEIKDSVAQSRQISKAEIQRSAQVCDMLINAIQRQQAELVEELEERQQECERRAAELYEELQREVNELQTRNSVLQNLEQAQNPVHLVRSFPTLSRLPTTRDWSEVAVHSDNCMGTLTRAVSKLVDVCQDLANQLSAQEADLLNQYAVDVTLDPETASGWLVLSPDRKKVSVSSQRNNAQLPDSPQRFNTCVCVLGKQNFASGRRYWVVQVGGKTDWDLGVARESITRKGAITVNPDNGYWAICRRKGGSLSACTGPCVTLHLREAPRKVGIFLDYKEGVVSFYDAEAKTHIYTYSNCDFTEPLYPYFNPCVQDDGKNTAPLMICPFEGKVKDGRDITIESAL is encoded by the exons ATGCACTGTGTTCTGCATCTGATGAGAACAATCAGGACGCTCAACATGACAGCCCAAACAG TCACAAACATGGCCCTCGCCGTGCCGCTCGAGGAGCAATTCAAGTGTTGCATCTGTCTGGAAATCTACACCGACCCCACCACCATCCCCTGTGGACACAACTTCTGCCTGGACTGCATTGAAGGTTTCTGGGATACAAAACCCAAACCCGAGTGTCCGCTGTGCAAAAAGACATTCAGCACACGCCCACAGCTCAGGATCAACCATGGATACGCTGATATCATTAAATTCTATGAaag taatcaagAGGACAGCGATGCTCCGGGGCAAGCGGGAAGCAGGAAAAATTCCCTAATTCAACCTTTCGAGGTTGATGAGGTTCCATGTGACGTCTGCAACGGAGACAAGATGCCATCGGTCAAGTCGTGCCTAGCGTGCCAGACATCTTATTGCGAGCTTCACCTCACGCCACACCTGAGGGATCCGGAGCTGCTAAGGCACGGGCTGATGGATCCGGCCGCCTACGCCACCAGTCACCTCTGCAGAACCCACAAGAACCCGTTGACGATGTTCTGCGAGAAGGACCAGAagcctgtgtgtgagagatgcACAGAGAGGAACCACAAGAACCACAGAGTCGTCCCCATTGGGAAGAAGAGCAAGAAGGTCAAG ATTTGTTTGAGGGAGACAAAGGCCAGCGTTCAACAGATGATCCACGCCAGATTGAGAAAAATGGACGAGATAAAAGATTCAGTGGCCCAAAGCAGA CAAATCTCCAAGGCGGAGATACAACGCAGCGCTCAGGTCTGCGACATGCTGATAAACGCCATCCAGAGACAGCAGGCCGAGCtggtggaggagctggaggagaggcagcaggagTGCGAGAGGAGAGCCGCGGAGCTGTACGAGGAGCTGCAGCGGGAAGTCAATGAGCTGCAGACAAGGAACAGCGTGCTGCAGAACCTGGAGCAAGCCCAGAACCCTGTGCACCTCGTGCGG AGCTTCCCCACTCTGAGTCGACTCCCGACCACCAGAGACTGGTCTGAGGTCGCGGTCCACTCGGATAACTGCATGGGGACGTTGACGAGAGCCGTCTCCAAGCTTGTGGACGTCTGCCAGGACCTTGCAAACCAACTGTCTGCACAAG aaGCGGACTTGCTGAATCAATACGCAG TTGATGTCACTCTGGATCCTGAGACCGCGTCAGGCTGGTTGGTCCTGTCTCCAGACAGAAAGAAG GTGAGCGTCAGCAGCCAGAGGAATAACGCCCAGCTCCCAGACAGTCCTCAGCGGTTTAACACCTGCGTCTGCGTTTTGGGAAAACAAAACTTTGCATCTGGAAGACGCTACTGGGTGGTTCAG GTTGGAGGTAAAACAGACTGGGATCTTGGTGTGGCCAGAGAATCCATCACCAGAAAGGGGGCCATCACAGTGAATCCCGACAACGGTTACTGGGCGATCTGCCGGCGAAAAGGCGGCAGCCTCAGCGCCTGCACCGGCCCCTGCGTCACACTCCACCTCCGGGAAGCCCCCAGGAAAGTCGGCATCTTCCTGGACTACAAGGAAGGAGTGGTGTCCTTCTACGACGCAGAAGCCAAGACTCACATTTACACTTACAGCAACTGTGACTTCACTGAGCCCCTGTATCCGTACTTTAACCCCTGTGTTCAAGATGATGGGAAGAACACCGCCCCGCTGATGATATGTCCTTTTGAGGGAAAAGTCAAGGACGGTCGGGACATAACCATCGAGTCAGCTCTGTGA